From Oryctolagus cuniculus chromosome 17, mOryCun1.1, whole genome shotgun sequence, a single genomic window includes:
- the LOC103345078 gene encoding keratin-associated protein 9-2 — MTNSCCSPCCPPPCYSTTHCRTTCWKPACVSSCCSSTPCCQPSCCQPSCCRPTCCQTSCCRTTFQPSCVTSCRRTPCCQPSCCVASCCQPSCCQSCCRPSCCSDPCGQSGSCTPVYCTRTCYHPTCVCLPSCCQPCCRPSCCEPSCCRPSCC, encoded by the coding sequence ATGACCAACTCCTGCTGCTCCCCCTGCTGCCCGCCCCCCTGCTACAGCACCACCCACTGCAGGACCACCTGCTGGAAGCCAGCCTGCGtgtccagctgctgcagcagcaccccctgctgccagcccagctgctgccagcccagctgctgccgccCCACGTGCTGCCAGACCAGCTGCTGCAGGACCACCTTCcagcccagctgtgtgaccaGCTGCCGCCGCACcccctgctgccagcccagctgctgcgtggccagctgctgccagcccagctgctgccagtcctgctgccgccccagctgctgcagcgaCCCCTGCGGCCAGTCCGGCAGCTGCACGCCCGTCTACTGCACCAGAACCTGCTACCACCCCACGTGCGTCTGcctgcccagctgctgccagccctgctgccgCCCGTCCTGCTGTGAGCCCAGCTGCTGCCGGCCCTCCTGCTGCTAA
- the LOC100342656 gene encoding keratin-associated protein 4-1-like, which translates to MVNSCGSVCSEQGCGDYYQEESCCRPVCQTTCCRPVYQTICRPSCCRPVCQTTCRPSCGVSSCCRPVCQTTCGVSSCCRPVCQTTCRPSCGVSSCCRPVCQTTCRPSCAVSSCCRPVCQTTCGVSSCCRPVCQTTCRPSCAVSSCCRPVCQTTCRPVCSQTTCCRTTCYRPSC; encoded by the coding sequence ATGGTCAACTCTTGTGGCTCTGTCTGCTCTGAGCAGGGCTGTGGTGACTACTACCAGGAGGAATCCTGCTGCCGACCAGTCTGTCAgaccacctgctgccgcccagtcTATCAGACCATCTGCCGCCCCAGCTGCTGTCGCCCAGTCTGTCAGACCACCTGCCGCCCTAGCTGCGGTGTGTCCAGCTGCTGCCGCCCAGTCTGTCAGACTACCTGTGGTGTGTCCAGTTGTTGCCGCCCAGTCTGTCAGACCACCTGCCGCCCTAGCTGTGGTGTGTCCAGCTGCTGTCGCCCAGTCTGTCAGACCACCTGCCGCCCCAGCTGTGCTGTGTCCAGCTGCTGCCGGCCAGTCTGTCAGACTACCTGTGGTGTGTCCAGCTGCTGCCGCCCAGTCTGTCAGACCACCTGCCGCCCCAGCTGTGCTGTGTCCAGCTGCTGTCGCCCAGTCTGTCAGACCACCTGCCGCCCCGTCTGCTCTCAGACCACCTGCTGCCGTACAACTTGCTACCGCCCTAGCTGCTGA